One Gordonia sp. SID5947 genomic region harbors:
- a CDS encoding NAD-binding protein, translated as MGPSGTALSAKLLNNALFAACTQVTLSALKAATELGIPERAFLDLLADASGGSAAARYIAASGDSAQTYSDRIARYLTKDLKAASTAAADLGVDIGKLLSAARLGPMELGEPVPVTAAPAR; from the coding sequence ATGGGGCCGTCGGGCACGGCTTTGTCGGCGAAGTTGCTCAACAATGCTCTGTTCGCCGCTTGTACCCAGGTGACCCTCTCAGCACTCAAGGCGGCCACCGAACTCGGCATTCCCGAACGAGCGTTCCTGGATCTGCTCGCGGACGCGAGTGGCGGTAGCGCGGCAGCTCGATACATCGCCGCCTCCGGCGACAGTGCGCAGACCTACAGCGACCGTATCGCCCGCTACCTCACCAAGGATCTGAAAGCCGCGAGCACAGCGGCCGCCGACCTCGGTGTCGACATCGGCAAACTGCTCTCGGCCGCCCGGCTCGGACCGATGGAACTCGGCGAGCCGGTGCCCGTCACCGCCGCTCCCGCCCGCTGA
- a CDS encoding MaoC family dehydratase N-terminal domain-containing protein, whose product MSTETDAKADAEEIYTFKDEDIARARDIVGVYHAVRKREQFSRASPDVMRAFARSYGDDNPLFVDEDYGLDTRWGAQIAPPMINIAVTKDLLADPIPREQRRPPFRGIHVFVSGSTTDWYRPVYDGDIIYSFEGFDNVELKESEFAGRSLLVTRIHVQFNQRAEIVQIQRVLTIHTERHESKKRKKYDTIERATYTPEEIAAIDEIYAAERRRGAEPRYWEDVEIGEALPTMAKGPLTVTDMVVFHSGGYGFAPYTPCTGRLWYQNRQRIGAFYIPNEQGVPDVAQRIHWDAEYARSIGLPASYDYGMMRDCWLTHVLTDWIGDDGWIDSMSSQMRRFNYLGDTHTFTGEVVGKRVEGRRHLVDIEFRGTSQRDEVTCPATATVSLPSREAGLATLRKPPAELEAIAAQMIKRHGELRAARRTEKA is encoded by the coding sequence GTGAGTACGGAAACGGATGCGAAGGCAGACGCGGAGGAGATCTACACCTTCAAGGATGAGGACATCGCACGCGCGCGTGACATCGTGGGGGTCTACCACGCCGTGCGCAAGCGCGAGCAGTTCTCGCGGGCGAGTCCCGACGTGATGCGCGCCTTCGCGCGGAGCTACGGCGATGACAACCCGTTGTTCGTCGACGAGGATTACGGACTCGACACGCGTTGGGGAGCGCAGATCGCACCACCGATGATCAACATCGCGGTGACCAAGGATCTGCTCGCCGATCCGATTCCGCGAGAGCAGCGGAGACCACCGTTTCGCGGTATCCATGTGTTCGTCTCCGGCAGCACGACCGACTGGTACCGGCCCGTCTACGACGGCGACATCATCTATTCCTTCGAGGGTTTCGACAATGTGGAACTGAAGGAATCGGAGTTCGCCGGCCGCTCGTTGTTGGTCACCCGGATTCACGTGCAGTTCAACCAGCGAGCGGAGATCGTCCAGATCCAGCGCGTGCTCACCATCCACACCGAGCGCCACGAGTCCAAGAAACGCAAGAAGTACGACACCATCGAACGGGCCACATACACCCCCGAAGAGATCGCCGCGATCGACGAGATCTATGCCGCCGAGCGGCGTCGAGGCGCCGAGCCGAGGTACTGGGAGGACGTAGAGATCGGCGAAGCCCTCCCGACGATGGCGAAGGGCCCGCTGACGGTGACCGACATGGTCGTCTTCCATTCCGGCGGATATGGATTCGCCCCGTACACGCCGTGTACAGGACGGTTGTGGTACCAGAACCGACAGCGGATCGGTGCCTTCTACATCCCGAACGAGCAGGGCGTGCCGGATGTGGCCCAGCGCATTCACTGGGATGCCGAATACGCACGCTCGATCGGACTGCCCGCGTCGTACGACTACGGGATGATGCGCGACTGCTGGCTCACACACGTGCTCACGGACTGGATCGGCGACGACGGTTGGATCGACTCGATGTCGAGTCAGATGCGACGCTTCAACTACCTGGGGGATACGCATACGTTCACCGGTGAAGTCGTCGGTAAACGGGTGGAGGGTCGCCGGCACCTGGTCGACATCGAGTTCCGCGGCACCAGTCAGCGCGACGAGGTGACCTGCCCGGCCACCGCCACGGTATCGTTGCCGAGTCGGGAGGCGGGGTTGGCGACGTTGCGCAAGCCGCCTGCCGAACTGGAAGCAATCGCCGCCCAGATGATCAAGCGGCACGGCGAATTGCGCGCCGCCCGGCGGACCGAGAAGGCATGA
- a CDS encoding amidohydrolase family protein yields MPLQDHMHLISTDDHLIEHPRLWQDRLPKKFLDAGPKIIEKEMPKSIHSGDGGRDSAGTKIAEVWQYEGRIYPYIGLNAVAGKKPEEYGAEPTRYEDMIPGCYEPNARLKDMDIDGVEATLSFPSFPRFAGTVFLEGEDKELALLSVQAWNDYVLDEWCATDPDRLIPLVILPIWSIEESVKEIYRTAAKGARTISFPENPHPLGLPSFHTDHWDPVYRAAVETGQPLCVHFGTSGKPPITAPEAPMAVMTALFGCNSMYATADLLFSPTFHKHPDLKFMLSEGGIGWVPYMLERMDGVWEKHRFYQNIDQSVRPSELFARHIFGCFIDDDFGVANRHHVGIDNITWEGDYPHSDSNWPNSRKIVHDTMRDVPDDDVHKMVELNARRLLNFPRRSAN; encoded by the coding sequence ATGCCACTGCAGGATCACATGCACTTGATCTCTACGGACGATCACCTGATCGAGCACCCGCGTCTGTGGCAGGACCGACTGCCGAAGAAGTTCTTGGACGCGGGGCCGAAGATCATCGAGAAGGAGATGCCGAAGTCCATCCACTCCGGAGACGGCGGGCGGGATTCGGCCGGCACGAAGATCGCCGAGGTCTGGCAATACGAGGGACGGATCTATCCCTACATCGGTCTCAATGCCGTCGCCGGGAAGAAGCCGGAGGAGTACGGTGCCGAGCCGACGCGATACGAGGACATGATCCCTGGTTGCTACGAACCCAATGCGCGCCTCAAGGACATGGATATCGACGGTGTCGAGGCGACGCTGTCGTTCCCGTCGTTCCCGCGTTTCGCCGGCACCGTGTTCTTGGAAGGCGAGGACAAAGAGCTCGCATTGCTCTCGGTGCAGGCGTGGAACGACTACGTCCTCGACGAGTGGTGTGCCACCGATCCGGACCGGTTGATCCCGCTTGTCATCCTGCCGATCTGGTCGATCGAGGAGTCGGTGAAGGAGATCTATCGAACCGCGGCCAAGGGCGCACGCACCATTTCGTTTCCCGAGAACCCACATCCGTTGGGGCTGCCGTCGTTTCATACCGACCACTGGGATCCGGTCTATCGTGCCGCGGTGGAGACGGGTCAGCCGCTGTGTGTCCATTTCGGTACATCGGGAAAACCGCCGATCACTGCGCCGGAGGCCCCGATGGCGGTGATGACGGCGCTCTTCGGATGCAACTCGATGTACGCGACGGCGGATCTCCTGTTCTCGCCGACCTTTCACAAGCACCCGGATCTCAAGTTCATGCTGTCCGAGGGCGGTATCGGGTGGGTGCCGTACATGCTCGAGCGAATGGACGGCGTATGGGAGAAGCATCGCTTCTACCAGAACATCGACCAGTCGGTGCGCCCCTCGGAGCTGTTCGCGCGGCACATCTTCGGTTGTTTCATCGACGACGACTTCGGTGTTGCGAACCGCCATCACGTCGGCATCGACAACATCACCTGGGAGGGTGACTACCCGCATTCCGACTCGAACTGGCCCAACAGTCGGAAGATCGTGCACGACACCATGCGTGACGTCCCTGACGACGACGTCCACAAGATGGTCGAGCTCAACGCCCGACGTCTGCTGAACTTTCCTCGTCGTTCGGCCAACTGA
- a CDS encoding aldehyde dehydrogenase family protein, which translates to MLKEYRRLFIGGSWVDSETGRVEPVLNPATEEIIGVAPVGGRADTIRAIEAARHAFDEGPWPHMSVRERSAILVRMAEAMEKRREEIVALNIAETGCTRAGAESFQTGIPIAHFRDMAERVLPTFPLEVGLPPQIGAGIGQGVVRREPFGVAALVSAYNFPFFLNLMKLGPALAAGCTTVLKPAPTTPLEAFIIGEIAQEAGLPDGVLNIVTGDIDAGTELTTNPMVDVVSFTGSDIVGRKVFEQAAPTLKKVVLELGGKSANIICDDADLTRATQSVIRDTILHAGQGCAYLTRTLVHRSRYDELLELVRTQLAAVTVGDPAHPDTTMGPLGSANQRTRVEELIATGIAEGATVAVGGGRPAHLTAGYFIEPTLFVDVDNSMTIARREFFGPVMILMPFDDDDDAVRIANDSEYGLAGGVWARDPIRAYHIGQRLRTGYVTINGGGGGLNPDGPFGGYKQSGLGRERGAAGMDEFLQTKTMIWGVAAG; encoded by the coding sequence ATGCTCAAGGAGTACCGCCGTCTGTTCATCGGCGGCAGCTGGGTAGACAGTGAGACCGGCCGTGTGGAGCCGGTACTCAACCCGGCCACCGAGGAGATCATCGGCGTCGCACCTGTCGGCGGCCGGGCCGACACCATCCGCGCGATCGAGGCCGCGCGGCACGCCTTCGACGAGGGTCCCTGGCCGCACATGTCCGTCCGGGAACGGTCGGCGATCCTGGTCCGGATGGCCGAGGCCATGGAGAAGCGCCGCGAGGAGATCGTCGCGCTCAACATCGCCGAGACCGGATGCACCCGTGCCGGGGCCGAGTCCTTCCAGACCGGTATCCCGATCGCTCACTTCCGTGACATGGCCGAGCGTGTCCTGCCCACCTTCCCACTCGAGGTCGGTCTGCCACCCCAGATCGGCGCGGGTATCGGGCAGGGCGTCGTGCGGCGCGAACCGTTCGGCGTGGCGGCGCTGGTCTCCGCGTACAACTTCCCGTTCTTCCTCAATCTGATGAAGCTGGGCCCGGCTCTCGCCGCCGGCTGCACCACGGTACTCAAGCCTGCGCCCACCACCCCTCTGGAAGCTTTCATCATCGGCGAGATCGCCCAGGAGGCAGGCCTTCCCGACGGTGTGTTGAACATCGTCACCGGCGACATCGACGCGGGTACCGAGCTCACCACCAACCCGATGGTCGACGTCGTCAGCTTCACCGGCTCGGACATCGTGGGCCGCAAGGTCTTCGAGCAGGCCGCGCCCACACTCAAGAAGGTCGTCCTGGAACTCGGCGGTAAGTCCGCCAACATCATCTGCGACGACGCAGACCTCACACGCGCCACCCAATCGGTCATTCGCGACACCATTCTGCATGCCGGACAGGGCTGCGCGTACCTCACCCGGACCCTGGTGCACCGATCGCGCTACGACGAGCTCCTCGAACTCGTCAGGACACAGTTGGCCGCGGTCACCGTCGGCGATCCGGCACACCCCGACACCACCATGGGTCCGCTCGGCAGCGCGAACCAGCGGACGAGGGTCGAAGAGCTGATCGCCACCGGGATCGCAGAGGGCGCGACCGTCGCAGTCGGCGGGGGGCGACCCGCGCATCTCACCGCCGGGTACTTCATCGAGCCCACCCTGTTCGTCGATGTCGACAACTCGATGACCATCGCCCGGCGCGAGTTCTTCGGTCCGGTCATGATCCTGATGCCGTTCGACGACGACGACGACGCGGTGCGGATCGCGAACGACAGCGAATACGGTCTTGCCGGGGGCGTGTGGGCGCGTGATCCGATCCGGGCTTACCACATCGGACAGCGTCTCCGCACCGGATACGTCACGATCAACGGCGGTGGTGGCGGCCTCAATCCCGACGGCCCATTCGGGGGCTACAAGCAGAGCGGCCTCGGGCGCGAACGCGGCGCGGCAGGCATGGATGAGTTCCTGCAGACCAAGACGATGATCTGGGGCGTCGCGGCAGGCTGA
- a CDS encoding mycofactocin-coupled SDR family oxidoreductase, giving the protein MGKLDGRVAVITGAARGQGRSHAVTLAAAGAEIIALDLCADIDTNGYRLATEEDLEETRRLVEKENRRCVTAIADVREPGQLRTAIATGVEELGGLHIVVANAGICPLGGDVARKAFLDAVDVDLVGVVNTVSAAYPHLSSGASIIATGSVAALMKGSGIDVLGPGGFGYGHSKRAVAQFVHDLALTLAPESIRVNCVHPTNCNTDMLHSDPMYKTFRPDLDAPTRDDVTDAFTSNQPMPVPWVEPEQISNAVLYLASDDAAFVTGMQMKVDAGTALAHTNPYSLK; this is encoded by the coding sequence ATGGGAAAGCTGGACGGCAGAGTAGCGGTCATCACCGGCGCAGCACGTGGGCAGGGACGTAGTCACGCGGTCACCCTCGCCGCCGCCGGCGCCGAGATCATCGCTCTCGACCTCTGCGCAGACATCGACACCAACGGATACAGACTTGCGACCGAAGAGGACCTCGAGGAGACACGGCGCCTCGTCGAGAAGGAGAACCGGCGGTGCGTGACAGCGATCGCCGACGTCCGTGAGCCCGGCCAGCTGCGCACCGCGATCGCCACCGGAGTCGAGGAACTCGGCGGACTCCACATCGTCGTCGCCAATGCGGGCATCTGCCCGCTCGGTGGCGATGTCGCACGTAAGGCGTTCCTCGACGCGGTCGATGTCGACCTGGTCGGAGTGGTCAACACGGTCAGCGCCGCCTACCCACACCTGTCCTCTGGTGCGTCGATCATCGCAACCGGTTCGGTGGCTGCGCTGATGAAGGGCAGCGGGATCGACGTGCTGGGCCCCGGCGGCTTCGGTTACGGGCATTCGAAACGCGCGGTCGCGCAGTTCGTCCACGATCTCGCGCTGACGCTCGCGCCGGAGTCGATCCGGGTCAATTGTGTGCATCCGACGAATTGCAACACCGACATGCTGCACAGCGATCCCATGTACAAGACGTTCCGTCCGGATCTCGACGCACCCACCCGCGATGACGTGACCGACGCGTTCACGTCCAACCAGCCGATGCCGGTCCCGTGGGTCGAGCCCGAACAGATCAGCAACGCGGTGCTCTACCTTGCGTCCGACGACGCCGCATTCGTCACCGGAATGCAGATGAAGGTCGACGCCGGTACCGCGCTCGCCCACACCAACCCGTACTCGCTGAAGTAG